From the genome of Vitis riparia cultivar Riparia Gloire de Montpellier isolate 1030 chromosome 2, EGFV_Vit.rip_1.0, whole genome shotgun sequence, one region includes:
- the LOC117926630 gene encoding 40S ribosomal protein S10-1 isoform X1: MIIPEKNRREISKYLFQEGVCYAKKDYNLAKHPDIDVPNLQVIKLMQSFKSKEYVRETFAWMHYYWYLTNDGIEFLRTYLNLPSEIVPATLKKSVKPAGRPMGPPGDRPRGPPRFEGDRPRFGDRDGYRGGPRGPPGEFGDKGGAPADYQPSFRGPGGRPGFGRGGGSYGAGPTSSSNLP, translated from the exons ATG ATTATTCCTGAGAAGAACCGCAGGGAGATCTCCAAGTATCTCTTTCAAG AGGGAGTTTGCTATGCAAAAAAGGACTACAATCTCGCGAAACACCCCGATATCGATGTCCCGAATCTGCAGGTTATCAAGTTGATGCAGAGCTTCAAGTCGAAGGAGTACGTAAGGGAGACCTTTGCATGGATGCATTACTACTGGTACCTCACCAATGACGGCATTGAATTTCTGAGAACTTACTTGAACCTTCCTTCCGAAATTGTCCCTGCAACTCTAAAGAAATCCGTTAAGCCCGCCGGTAGGCCAATGGGACCACCTGGTGACCGCCCACG TGGTCCACCTCGCTTTGAAGGAGATAGACCAAGGTTTGGTGACCGGGATGGGTACCGTGGAGGTCCACGAGGACCTCCAGGTGAGTTTGGTGACAAGGGTGGAGCTCCTGCTGATTATCAACCTTCTTTCAGG GGTCCTGGTGGAAGACCTGGTTTCGGTCGTGGAGGTGGTAGCTATGGTGCAGGGCCAACCAGCTCATCAAATCTTCCTTGA
- the LOC117926630 gene encoding 40S ribosomal protein S10-1 isoform X2, with product MIIPEKNRREISKYLFQEGVCYAKKDYNLAKHPDIDVPNLQVIKLMQSFKSKEYVRETFAWMHYYWYLTNDGIEFLRTYLNLPSEIVPATLKKSVKPAGRPMGPPGDRPRGPPRFEGDRPRFGDRDGYRGGPRGPPGEFGDKGGAPADYQPSFRGPGGRPGFGRGGGSYGAGPTSSSNLP from the exons ATTATTCCTGAGAAGAACCGCAGGGAGATCTCCAAGTATCTCTTTCAAG AGGGAGTTTGCTATGCAAAAAAGGACTACAATCTCGCGAAACACCCCGATATCGATGTCCCGAATCTGCAGGTTATCAAGTTGATGCAGAGCTTCAAGTCGAAGGAGTACGTAAGGGAGACCTTTGCATGGATGCATTACTACTGGTACCTCACCAATGACGGCATTGAATTTCTGAGAACTTACTTGAACCTTCCTTCCGAAATTGTCCCTGCAACTCTAAAGAAATCCGTTAAGCCCGCCGGTAGGCCAATGGGACCACCTGGTGACCGCCCACG TGGTCCACCTCGCTTTGAAGGAGATAGACCAAGGTTTGGTGACCGGGATGGGTACCGTGGAGGTCCACGAGGACCTCCAGGTGAGTTTGGTGACAAGGGTGGAGCTCCTGCTGATTATCAACCTTCTTTCAGG GGTCCTGGTGGAAGACCTGGTTTCGGTCGTGGAGGTGGTAGCTATGGTGCAGGGCCAACCAGCTCATCAAATCTTCCTTGA
- the LOC117930968 gene encoding pentatricopeptide repeat-containing protein At4g39530-like: MYSLQSLPLISSSSVHRPAPAKQPRLAEPGDKYPHIHTLSDCLTAVRVLSSCAANRDLRLGFCVHTNILKSGLHTNVFVANSLMDMYAKCGRMEHAAKLFDHMPDKTVVSWTSMMSGHCQRGAFDEVISIFWRMLETLQPNEYTLAVILQACAQKRDLKLVQLIHCHIIKTGFVMDAFLQNSLIDGYTKSGTLVAAEKLMKRLTCRDVVSWTSVISGCVLNGMVEKALLFFFEMQEDGVSPNTVTILSILQACSLINEWQVFQWVHGLVMKAEWRENVFVMNSLVEMYSINGYFKEGFQIFCNFCFEGDGQYLSTETIATLLQGCSHSKCLKLGEQIHGYLIKHGFFPCTIIENSLIYMYAENERDDAAFQLFRKMSCRDIVSWNTMISSLVKGSSSYQALMLLSEVHSNGGLDMIYPDFVTILASIQACSSLASLQLGQVIHGYITRAGLICDIFVQNSLVDMYGKCGRLDLAEKVSEEMPVRDLGSWNSLIAAYGINGNGISALNVFKQLKNTGAHRPNAITFTNILSACAHAGLVAEGFEIFNSMKREYSLEPRIEHFACMVDLLGRAGRLEEAEAFIQKMPFEPGPEVWGALLGGCGLFGNLDIAERVAKKLSILEPKSRAWRVALSNVYASVNKWEDAAKVRAEMRRSEELQKEGGWSSVEVRGEEFRFMVGDTMHPEAREVYAVLKGINEHIRDACRIV; the protein is encoded by the coding sequence ATGTATTCTCTACAATCGCTTCccctcatttcttcttcttctgttcATAGGCCAGCACCTGCAAAGCAACCCCGATTAGCTGAGCCCGGAGACAAATATCCCCACATTCACACACTTTCCGATTGCTTAACGGCCGTGCGTGTGTTGAGTTCATGCGCTGCAAACAGGGACCTGAGACTAGGCTTTTGCGTTCACACCAACATACTCAAGTCTGGGCTCCACACAAATGTCTTTGTCGCCAATTCCCTCATGGATATGTACGCAAAATGTGGGCGTATGGAGCATGCTGCAAAATTGTTTGATCATATGCCTGACAAAACTGTGGTATCATGGACATCAATGATGTCTGGTCACTGCCAAAGAGGAGCTTTTGATGAAGTGATATCCATCTTTTGGCGGATGTTGGAGACCCTGCAGCCCAATGAATACACTCTAGCAGTGATTCTACAAGCTTGCGCCCAAAAACGGGACTTGAAATTGGTTCAATTGATCCATTGTCACATTATAAAAACCGGGTTTGTGATGGATGCTTTCTTGCAGAATTCTTTGATTGATGGGTACACAAAATCTGGGACACTGGTGGCTGCAGAGAAGCTGATGAAGAGATTGACTTGTAGGGATGTTGTGTCTTGGACTTCAGTCATTTCAGGTTGTGTACTCAATGGAATGGTGGAGAAGGcccttctcttcttctttgagATGCAGGAAGATGGGGTCTCACCAAATACGGTAACAATTCTCAGCATCTTGCAGGCTTGCTCTTTGATTAATGAATGGCAAGTTTTTCAGTGGGTTCATGGCTTGGTTATGAAAGCGGAATGGCGAGAAAATGTTTTCGTGATGAATTCCCTTGTTGAGATGTATTCCATTAATGGATATTTCAAGGAAGGATTTCAGATTTTTTGCAACTTCTGTTTCGAGGGTGACGGCCAGTATCTTAGTACAGAGACGATAGCCACGCTTCTGCAGGGATGCAGCCATTCTAAGTGTCTGAAGCTTGGAGAGCAGATTCATGGGTACCTGATTAAACATGGGTTCTTTCCTTGCACCATCATCGAAAATTCTCTGATTTACATGTACGCAGAAAATGAAAGAGACGATGCAGCTTTTCAACTCTTCAGGAAGATGAGCTGCAGAGACATAGTTTCATGGAATACCATGATTTCATCCCTTGTAAAGGGAAGCAGTTCCTATCAGGCCTTGATGCTGCTGAGTGAGGTTCACAGCAATGGTGGATTGGATATGATTTACCCGGATTTTGTTACAATATTGGCATCAATTCAAGCCTGCTCAAGCTTGGCATCCCTGCAACTAGGTCAAGTAATTCATGGATACATAACCAGAGCAGGTTTGATTTGTGATATTTTTGTCCAGAATTCACTGGTGGACATGTATGGAAAATGTGGCAGGTTGGATTTAGCGGAGAAAGTCTCTGAGGAAATGCCTGTAAGAGATCTGGGTTCATGGAATTCACTCATTGCTGCATATGGGATCAATGGAAATGGAATCTCTGCCCTAAATGTCTTCAAGCAACTGAAGAACACAGGTGCCCACCGGCCAAATGCAATTACATTCACCAACATTCTCTCAGCTTGCGCTCATGCAGGGCTTGTAGCAGAAGGCTTTGAAATATTCAACAGCATGAAGAGAGAGTACAGCCTGGAGCCAAGAATCGAACACTTTGCCTGCATGGTTGATCTCTTGGGGAGGGCAGGGAGGCTTGAAGAGGCAGAGGCTTTCATTCAGAAGATGCCATTTGAGCCGGGTCCAGAAGTGTGGGGTGCCTTACTGGGTGGTTGTGGGCTCTTTGGAAACCTAGATATAGCTGAAAGGGTAGCAAAGAAACTTTCTATTTTGGAGCCGAAGAGCAGAGCTTGGAGAGTTGCATTATCAAATGTTTATGCAAGTGTCAACAAATGGGAGGATGCCGCAAAGGTGAGAGCAGAAATGAGAAGATCTGAAGAACTGCAGAAGGAAGGTGGTTGGAGCAGTGTGGAGGTGAGAGGGGAAGAGTTCCGGTTTATGGTAGGTGATACAATGCATCCAGAGGCTAGGGAGGTCTATGCAGTTTTGAAAGGAATAAATGAACATATCAGAGATGCTTGCAGAATAGTCTGA